DNA from Asanoa sp. WMMD1127:
GCGAGCTCGTGGTCGAGGAGCCGCTCGACGCCGAGCGCGCCACCTCCATCGCCCACGCGGTCGCCAGCGCGGTGGCCGCGGTGCACGCGACCGGCATGGTGCACGGCAACGTCCACCCCGGCACGGTGATGGTCGCGGCCGACGGCCGGGTCGTGCTGGCCGACGCCCGGGCCACCGAGGGCGACACCCCCGACACCGACGTCCGCGCGATCGGCGGCATCCTCTACTTCGCCCTCACCGGGCACTGGCCGCACGCCGAGGTCGGGCCGTCGTCGCTGCCCGACGCGGTGCGCGACGGCTCCGGCGCGATCGCCGCGCCGCGCATGGTGCGCGCCGGCGTGCCCGCCTACCTCGACGACCTGACGATGGACCTGCTCGACGACCGGCTGGCGCTGCCGTCGGCCGATGTGCTGGCGGCCGAGCTCGACCGGCTCGACGTCGCCGCCGACGAGCCCTTCATCGTCGACGCCGGGCCGCTGCGCTTCTCCGCCGTCGAGGGCGACCTGCCCGAGCAGCCACCGGCCAACCGGCGCAAGCTGGTCATCGGCGTGGCCAGCCTGCTGGTCATCGCCACCGTCGGGCTGCTGCTGGGCATCAGCGTGCTGGCCGATCCCGGCGACGACGACGCCGCGCCCGGGCCCGGCGTCGCGGCCACCGCGACCGACGAGCCGGCCACCGGCACGCCGGCGCCCGCCGCGCCCAAGGCCGTGCCGCTCACCCGTGACCAGGTCCGCATCGTCGACCCCGACGGCGACCGCACCGAGCTGGCCGACGCGGCCCTCATGGTCGACGGCAAGCGCGACACCGCCTGGGAGAGCGACACCTACCGCAACCTGCCGTTCGGCGGTAAGTCCGGCATGGGCGTGCTGATCAAGTTCCCGGAGCCGACCGACGTGACCTCGGTGCAGGTCAACCTGTCGGCGACCGGGGCGTCGGCCTCGCTGTTCACCGGCCAGGGTGACACCGGCAGCACGCCGGCGGG
Protein-coding regions in this window:
- a CDS encoding protein kinase family protein, with translation MASEKSTEGGPVTQVGEGQEAEEATPPVLTVGAPHVGEVLADRYELAEHINDDAAGRQVWQGVDVVLRRPVAVVLRYPGGDSAQEMLQAAVTASRVIHPNLAGVYDAIDEDTRAYVVREWIDGEALRELVVEEPLDAERATSIAHAVASAVAAVHATGMVHGNVHPGTVMVAADGRVVLADARATEGDTPDTDVRAIGGILYFALTGHWPHAEVGPSSLPDAVRDGSGAIAAPRMVRAGVPAYLDDLTMDLLDDRLALPSADVLAAELDRLDVAADEPFIVDAGPLRFSAVEGDLPEQPPANRRKLVIGVASLLVIATVGLLLGISVLADPGDDDAAPGPGVAATATDEPATGTPAPAAPKAVPLTRDQVRIVDPDGDRTELADAALMVDGKRDTAWESDTYRNLPFGGKSGMGVLIKFPEPTDVTSVQVNLSATGASASLFTGQGDTGSTPAGDRKIRTDYKTRIGEPIENHEATTLTFGGFPPDEKHQYLLIWFTKLPTTPEGRLRLEIQEITVQARA